A region of Chelonoidis abingdonii isolate Lonesome George chromosome 8, CheloAbing_2.0, whole genome shotgun sequence DNA encodes the following proteins:
- the LAMP3 gene encoding lysosome-associated membrane glycoprotein 3 isoform X3, producing MGRRALEVVLLNVACAFLSCLANVGNYEMELKSTPQSTAFLQRTTSVQSVSPYQIISSSHAIATLFSSRTSNIITTSLSQKTSVLPATQTTNRLPVTTALAPNMTMQARENSTQLTSKMTHLILTTTVAGKKTTAKPPLPTNETTTHVRVTTTAQTSNKTTIQRTEKTTLPTNQTTHSRVATTAAAKKTTAKPTSPTNQTTALAVTTTATTKKTAVKTTAQTTRQTTHTAAKTTARTNMTTIPPRNQTTRPATTAIVGPTLAPDPSSPTTGAYNVSNGSVICIKASMGLELIVQNSKTKKGYFNIHPSITQTSGSCGNLQSNLNLTFNGGFISFTFAKKDRIYYISTVEASLKIPSVGSWHNVTSKQLFTTTMGNSFKCLSKQMVNLADNFQLLTVNTQLQAFAIVGDQFGKEEECSLDRNSRTISVALGLSILGLFVIVLALGLISRRKPNRGYERI from the exons CATTTTTATCCTGCCTCGCCAATGTGGGGAATTATGAGATGGAGCTCAAATCAACCCCACAATCTACTGCGTTCCTACAGAGAACTacttctgttcagtcagtttccCCATATCAGATAATTTCTTCCAGCCATGCAATCGCCACGCTTTTCTCCAGCAGGACAAGTAATATTATAACCACCTCATTAAGCCAAAAAACATCTGTGCTCCCTGCCACTCAAACAACAAACCGTCTTCCGGTAACAACAGCATTGGCCCCTAACATGACAATGCAAGCAAGAGAAAACAGCACCCAGCTGACCAGCAAGATGACCCATCTAATATTAACAACTACGGTAGCAGGTAAAAAAACAACTGCAAAGCCCCCACTGCCGACCAATGAAACTACAACCCATGTAAGAGTTACAACTACAGCACAAACATCTAACAAGACAACCATCCAGAGAACCGAGAAAACCACCCTgccaaccaaccaaacaacccATTCAAGGGTAGCAACTACAGCTGCAGCTAAGAAGACAACTGCAAAGCCTACATCACCAACCAATCAAACTACAGCCCTTGCAGTAACAACTACAGCAACAACCAAGAAGACAGCTGTAAAGACCACCGCACAGACAACTAGACAAACAACACATACAGCAGCAAAAACTACAGCCAGAACCAACATGACAACCATTCCTCCAAGGAATCAAACAACCAGACCTGCTACGACAGCCATCGTGGGGCCCACTCTTGCACCTGATCCATCATCACCCACTACAGGAGCCTACAATGTTTCCAATGGAAGTGTGATCTGCATTAAAGCATCAATGGGATTGGAGCTGATTGTTCAAAACTCTAAGACG AAGAAGGGATACTTCAATATTCATCCCAGTATCACACAAACATCTGGAAGCTGTGGAAATCTGCAATCAAATCTGAACTTAACTTTTAACGGCGGCTTTATAAGCTTTACCTTTGCAAAG AAAGATAGAATCTATTACATCAGTACAGTTGAGGCCAGCTTAAAGATACCCTCTGTGG GTTCATGGCACAATGTTACAAGCAAGCAGCTGTTTACAACTACGATGGGGAATTCATTTAAGTGTCTCAGCAAACAGATGGTGAACCTGGCAGACAActtccagctgctcactgttaaCACCCAACTCCAAGCCTTTGCCATTGTCGGTGACCAGTTTGGGAAAG AGGAAGAATGCTCTCTTGACAGAAACAGTAGAACAATCTCTGTTGCATTGGGCCTGAGCATCCTGGGATTGTTTGTCATTGTGCTTGCCTTGGGGCTCATTTCCAGAAGAAAGCCAAATAGAGGATATGAACGCATCTGA
- the LAMP3 gene encoding lysosome-associated membrane glycoprotein 3 isoform X2: protein MGRRALEVVLLNVACAFLSCLANVGNYEMELKSTPQSTAFLQRTTSVQSVSPYQIISSSHAIATLFSSRTSNIITTSLSQKTSVLPATQTTNRLPVTTALAPNMTMQARENSTQLTSKMTHLILTTTVAGKKTTAKPPLPTNETTTHVRVTTTAQTSNKTTIQRTEKTTLPTNQTTHSRVATTAAAKKTTAKPTSPTNQTTALAVTTTATTKKTAVKTTAQTTRQTTHTAAKTTARTNMTTIPPRNQTTRPATTAIVGPTLAPDPSSPTTGAYNVSNGSVICIKASMGLELIVQNSKTQKKGYFNIHPSITQTSGSCGNLQSNLNLTFNGGFISFTFAKKDRIYYISTVEASLKIPSVGSWHNVTSKQLFTTTMGNSFKCLSKQMVNLADNFQLLTVNTQLQAFAIVGDQFGKVEECAADFNIIFPEIGFFGIFIAGVLALILYAVCLKRKSSVYQRI from the exons CATTTTTATCCTGCCTCGCCAATGTGGGGAATTATGAGATGGAGCTCAAATCAACCCCACAATCTACTGCGTTCCTACAGAGAACTacttctgttcagtcagtttccCCATATCAGATAATTTCTTCCAGCCATGCAATCGCCACGCTTTTCTCCAGCAGGACAAGTAATATTATAACCACCTCATTAAGCCAAAAAACATCTGTGCTCCCTGCCACTCAAACAACAAACCGTCTTCCGGTAACAACAGCATTGGCCCCTAACATGACAATGCAAGCAAGAGAAAACAGCACCCAGCTGACCAGCAAGATGACCCATCTAATATTAACAACTACGGTAGCAGGTAAAAAAACAACTGCAAAGCCCCCACTGCCGACCAATGAAACTACAACCCATGTAAGAGTTACAACTACAGCACAAACATCTAACAAGACAACCATCCAGAGAACCGAGAAAACCACCCTgccaaccaaccaaacaacccATTCAAGGGTAGCAACTACAGCTGCAGCTAAGAAGACAACTGCAAAGCCTACATCACCAACCAATCAAACTACAGCCCTTGCAGTAACAACTACAGCAACAACCAAGAAGACAGCTGTAAAGACCACCGCACAGACAACTAGACAAACAACACATACAGCAGCAAAAACTACAGCCAGAACCAACATGACAACCATTCCTCCAAGGAATCAAACAACCAGACCTGCTACGACAGCCATCGTGGGGCCCACTCTTGCACCTGATCCATCATCACCCACTACAGGAGCCTACAATGTTTCCAATGGAAGTGTGATCTGCATTAAAGCATCAATGGGATTGGAGCTGATTGTTCAAAACTCTAAGACG CAGAAGAAGGGATACTTCAATATTCATCCCAGTATCACACAAACATCTGGAAGCTGTGGAAATCTGCAATCAAATCTGAACTTAACTTTTAACGGCGGCTTTATAAGCTTTACCTTTGCAAAG AAAGATAGAATCTATTACATCAGTACAGTTGAGGCCAGCTTAAAGATACCCTCTGTGG GTTCATGGCACAATGTTACAAGCAAGCAGCTGTTTACAACTACGATGGGGAATTCATTTAAGTGTCTCAGCAAACAGATGGTGAACCTGGCAGACAActtccagctgctcactgttaaCACCCAACTCCAAGCCTTTGCCATTGTCGGTGACCAGTTTGGGAAAG tgGAGGAGTGCGCAGCTGACTTCAACATCATTTTTCCTGAGATCGGTTTCTTCGGGATCTTTATTGCCGGCGTCTTGGCACTCATCCTATATGCAGTCTGCCTTAAGCGTAAATCGTCTGTGTACCAGAGAATCTAG
- the LAMP3 gene encoding lysosome-associated membrane glycoprotein 3 isoform X1 has protein sequence MGRRALEVVLLNVACAFLSCLANVGNYEMELKSTPQSTAFLQRTTSVQSVSPYQIISSSHAIATLFSSRTSNIITTSLSQKTSVLPATQTTNRLPVTTALAPNMTMQARENSTQLTSKMTHLILTTTVAGKKTTAKPPLPTNETTTHVRVTTTAQTSNKTTIQRTEKTTLPTNQTTHSRVATTAAAKKTTAKPTSPTNQTTALAVTTTATTKKTAVKTTAQTTRQTTHTAAKTTARTNMTTIPPRNQTTRPATTAIVGPTLAPDPSSPTTGAYNVSNGSVICIKASMGLELIVQNSKTQKKGYFNIHPSITQTSGSCGNLQSNLNLTFNGGFISFTFAKKDRIYYISTVEASLKIPSVGSWHNVTSKQLFTTTMGNSFKCLSKQMVNLADNFQLLTVNTQLQAFAIVGDQFGKEEECSLDRNSRTISVALGLSILGLFVIVLALGLISRRKPNRGYERI, from the exons CATTTTTATCCTGCCTCGCCAATGTGGGGAATTATGAGATGGAGCTCAAATCAACCCCACAATCTACTGCGTTCCTACAGAGAACTacttctgttcagtcagtttccCCATATCAGATAATTTCTTCCAGCCATGCAATCGCCACGCTTTTCTCCAGCAGGACAAGTAATATTATAACCACCTCATTAAGCCAAAAAACATCTGTGCTCCCTGCCACTCAAACAACAAACCGTCTTCCGGTAACAACAGCATTGGCCCCTAACATGACAATGCAAGCAAGAGAAAACAGCACCCAGCTGACCAGCAAGATGACCCATCTAATATTAACAACTACGGTAGCAGGTAAAAAAACAACTGCAAAGCCCCCACTGCCGACCAATGAAACTACAACCCATGTAAGAGTTACAACTACAGCACAAACATCTAACAAGACAACCATCCAGAGAACCGAGAAAACCACCCTgccaaccaaccaaacaacccATTCAAGGGTAGCAACTACAGCTGCAGCTAAGAAGACAACTGCAAAGCCTACATCACCAACCAATCAAACTACAGCCCTTGCAGTAACAACTACAGCAACAACCAAGAAGACAGCTGTAAAGACCACCGCACAGACAACTAGACAAACAACACATACAGCAGCAAAAACTACAGCCAGAACCAACATGACAACCATTCCTCCAAGGAATCAAACAACCAGACCTGCTACGACAGCCATCGTGGGGCCCACTCTTGCACCTGATCCATCATCACCCACTACAGGAGCCTACAATGTTTCCAATGGAAGTGTGATCTGCATTAAAGCATCAATGGGATTGGAGCTGATTGTTCAAAACTCTAAGACG CAGAAGAAGGGATACTTCAATATTCATCCCAGTATCACACAAACATCTGGAAGCTGTGGAAATCTGCAATCAAATCTGAACTTAACTTTTAACGGCGGCTTTATAAGCTTTACCTTTGCAAAG AAAGATAGAATCTATTACATCAGTACAGTTGAGGCCAGCTTAAAGATACCCTCTGTGG GTTCATGGCACAATGTTACAAGCAAGCAGCTGTTTACAACTACGATGGGGAATTCATTTAAGTGTCTCAGCAAACAGATGGTGAACCTGGCAGACAActtccagctgctcactgttaaCACCCAACTCCAAGCCTTTGCCATTGTCGGTGACCAGTTTGGGAAAG AGGAAGAATGCTCTCTTGACAGAAACAGTAGAACAATCTCTGTTGCATTGGGCCTGAGCATCCTGGGATTGTTTGTCATTGTGCTTGCCTTGGGGCTCATTTCCAGAAGAAAGCCAAATAGAGGATATGAACGCATCTGA